A stretch of the Kroppenstedtia eburnea genome encodes the following:
- a CDS encoding SPFH domain-containing protein yields MSFFSRNQLANVVEWEEFRDDMIFWKWSNREIKKGSRLIIRPGQDAIFLYNGKIEGIFEDEGDYNIESDIVPFLSTLKGFKFGFNSGMRAEVLFVNTKEFTVKWGTKNAIHIPAPQLPGGMPIRANGTFNFKVNDYVALIDKIAGVKESYLVQDIKLRITSVLDQLLMKWISREGKDMFNLRANAYDIAKGIQEDLDMEIMDTGITITAFQIMSFNYPEEIEKMITKTASHGMIGDLNRYQQVSMTDGIASGKVQGGGTASDLAGMMIGMNMANEMVKNVNQNQSPSQPSDRTASGDGQRPNFCPNCGEKNSGANFCPNCGQKLA; encoded by the coding sequence ATGTCTTTTTTCAGCAGGAATCAATTAGCCAATGTGGTGGAATGGGAAGAGTTCAGAGATGATATGATTTTTTGGAAATGGAGCAACCGGGAGATTAAAAAAGGAAGTCGGTTGATCATCCGGCCGGGGCAGGATGCCATCTTTCTGTATAACGGCAAAATAGAAGGAATCTTTGAGGATGAAGGCGACTACAATATCGAATCGGATATCGTTCCTTTTTTATCCACTTTAAAAGGGTTCAAGTTCGGCTTCAACAGCGGCATGCGGGCGGAAGTACTGTTTGTGAATACCAAGGAATTCACAGTCAAATGGGGTACGAAAAATGCGATCCATATCCCGGCTCCGCAACTTCCCGGCGGCATGCCCATCCGCGCCAACGGGACCTTCAACTTTAAAGTCAACGATTATGTGGCATTGATCGATAAAATCGCCGGGGTCAAAGAGAGCTACCTGGTGCAGGACATCAAGCTGAGGATCACCTCGGTTCTGGATCAACTCCTGATGAAATGGATCAGCAGAGAAGGAAAAGACATGTTCAATCTGCGGGCCAATGCCTATGATATCGCAAAAGGCATCCAAGAAGATCTGGATATGGAGATCATGGATACGGGAATCACCATCACCGCCTTTCAGATCATGAGCTTCAACTATCCGGAGGAAATTGAAAAAATGATCACCAAGACCGCTTCCCATGGAATGATCGGTGATCTCAACAGATATCAACAAGTGTCCATGACCGATGGGATTGCTTCCGGCAAGGTGCAAGGCGGCGGTACCGCTTCCGACCTGGCCGGGATGATGATCGGGATGAACATGGCCAATGAAATGGTGAAAAACGTCAACCAAAATCAGAGCCCATCGCAACCCAGCGACCGGACGGCTTCCGGTGACGGGCAGAGGCCCAACTTTTGTCCCAACTGCGGAGAAAAAAACAGTGGGGCCAACTTCTGCCCCAATTGTGGTCAGAAATTGGCCTGA
- a CDS encoding heat-shock protein HtpX, which produces MGFTWSDFGSSDQRKRHVKPHPDRLGPEIDQTHPNPHERI; this is translated from the coding sequence TTGGGTTTCACATGGAGTGATTTTGGATCGTCAGACCAACGAAAACGACATGTGAAACCGCATCCCGACCGGCTCGGCCCAGAGATTGATCAGACACACCCTAATCCACACGAAAGGATTTGA
- a CDS encoding TPM domain-containing protein → MRGKAWFTLLLSLLFLFPVFPLGISGSAFADTKQKVYDFAGLLTDKEKKELEALAGKYGAERKTDLIILTTDDTQGKDIVKYMQDFYDEKALGYDRPHGNCAILTVDMKNREVYLAGFYEAKKYLDEGRLDRIREKITPDLKRGNYYDAFRSYIETSHRYMGIRPGVDPDNILFNVWFQLLASCAVGGIVVGVMAYNSGGRVTVNERTYQDTERSRVLRKTDHYIRTSVSKRRKPSNNNRSRGGGGGGVTGGGHSHSGSRGSF, encoded by the coding sequence GTGAGAGGAAAAGCATGGTTCACTTTGTTGCTCTCATTGCTGTTTTTATTTCCGGTTTTTCCCCTGGGGATCAGTGGTTCCGCCTTTGCCGACACTAAACAAAAGGTGTATGATTTTGCCGGTCTGCTCACTGACAAAGAAAAAAAAGAGTTGGAAGCGCTGGCCGGCAAATACGGAGCCGAGCGGAAAACGGACTTGATCATCTTGACCACGGATGATACTCAAGGAAAAGACATTGTGAAGTATATGCAGGATTTTTACGATGAAAAAGCTTTGGGATATGATCGGCCCCATGGCAATTGTGCGATCCTGACGGTGGATATGAAAAACAGGGAAGTCTATCTGGCCGGATTCTATGAGGCGAAAAAATACCTGGATGAGGGCAGACTGGATCGCATCCGTGAAAAAATAACACCGGATCTGAAACGGGGCAACTACTATGATGCCTTCCGCTCCTATATTGAAACTTCCCACCGGTACATGGGAATCCGTCCCGGGGTGGATCCGGACAATATCTTGTTCAATGTTTGGTTTCAACTCCTCGCCTCCTGTGCCGTCGGTGGGATTGTTGTCGGTGTGATGGCTTACAACTCCGGCGGCAGAGTGACGGTGAATGAACGCACATACCAGGACACAGAGAGATCGAGAGTGCTCCGGAAAACCGATCATTACATCCGAACATCTGTCAGCAAACGCAGAAAACCATCCAATAACAACCGAAGTCGTGGAGGCGGTGGCGGCGGTGTCACCGGCGGCGGCCACTCCCACAGCGGCAGCCGGGGGAGCTTTTAA
- a CDS encoding TFIIB-type zinc ribbon-containing protein yields the protein MVIHYKCPNCGDDMVFDSESGMLSCPSCARQDPIESFPEENVQTFFSEDEAKEYHCNNCGAVILTEAETTATTCGFCGAGVVLGDRLSGKLAPAKVIPFTISKEEAIQAFRKWCKNGRLTPKGFMTADRIKGITGIYVPFWLYDLNSRAKVKAVGTTVREYTSGDYIVTETKYYDVYRDIDLHYVKVPVDASEKMNDELMDKLEPYDYGLLKKFKMPYLAGYIAEKYNYDDQDLLPRVKQKIKEYTDTYIRSTISGYSSVRYESKQIATQKKHAEYVLLPVWMVYYDYEKTEHTFAMNGQTGKVVGRPPISVGKVATWFGGIAGGVFITLKLISWMIVGELW from the coding sequence AAAGCTTTCCTGAAGAGAATGTGCAAACCTTTTTTTCCGAAGATGAAGCCAAAGAATATCATTGTAACAACTGCGGAGCGGTCATCCTGACAGAGGCGGAAACCACTGCAACCACTTGCGGTTTTTGCGGAGCCGGGGTGGTTCTCGGGGACCGGTTGTCCGGAAAGTTGGCCCCGGCAAAAGTGATCCCCTTCACCATCAGTAAAGAAGAGGCGATCCAAGCTTTTCGCAAATGGTGCAAAAACGGCCGTCTGACCCCCAAGGGATTTATGACGGCGGACCGAATCAAAGGCATCACGGGAATCTACGTCCCCTTTTGGCTGTATGACTTAAACAGCAGAGCCAAAGTGAAGGCGGTGGGCACCACCGTGAGGGAGTATACCAGCGGCGATTACATAGTGACCGAGACGAAGTATTATGATGTCTATCGGGACATCGACCTGCATTATGTGAAAGTGCCGGTGGATGCCTCAGAGAAAATGAATGATGAACTGATGGATAAACTGGAGCCCTATGATTACGGCCTTTTGAAAAAATTTAAAATGCCTTATCTTGCGGGATACATTGCAGAAAAATACAATTATGATGATCAGGACCTTCTGCCCCGGGTGAAACAGAAGATCAAAGAATATACAGACACCTATATCCGCTCCACCATTTCCGGCTATTCCTCCGTCAGATATGAAAGCAAACAGATCGCCACCCAAAAAAAACATGCGGAATATGTCCTGCTTCCCGTATGGATGGTTTACTATGATTATGAGAAAACCGAACATACATTTGCCATGAACGGACAGACAGGTAAAGTGGTGGGCCGACCCCCGATCAGTGTTGGGAAGGTGGCCACCTGGTTTGGCGGGATCGCGGGTGGGGTGTTCATCACACTGAAACTGATCTCCTGGATGATTGTGGGTGAGCTGTGGTGA